The window CGACAAGGACCACAAGCCGGCCCGTGTCAGCTGGGATGGAACCGATGCCGCCATAGTCGAATATGAAAACATGAACTTCGGCGCGGCGAAGAAACTCTATATTCGAGGAGCTTCTGTGACGAGTGTAGCGCCTGAAGGCACGGAACATCATGCAGGCACGGTTGAAGACGCTTATTTAGCTTCGAAGATTTACGTTCCTAAAAAGTATCCTCCCAATAGTGAAAATGATTTAAGAGATGGCAAAGTTCAGAATCATAATTATCCCTTGGTTAAGGTTTTCAATCGTATTTGGCTCCGCGATAATTATGCTAGCACCATTGATAAAACAGGAAAAGAATATCAATATGTAGCTGTCGGTGAAGGAACTTTTAATGTTGGCCACGGTTTAGATAACAAGCCCATTCTCATTTACAAAGTCAAAGAGAAGGATAAATTTGTTCCATCAGGATGGAGTATTCCTACTAAGGAAGCATTCCAAGAAATTGAAAAAGTTTTTAAAAACAATAAGATTACTAACTTAGGTGCAGCCATGACGAGAAAGAGCGAATGCGACTCGAAGGATGTTAAAGGAAATATTTGCGGACTTGTTGGGTTAGGATTACGGAAAGATAAGAATGGCTATACGAGTTATTATGCAATAAATAATGGCCAGATCGGTGTGGAAGATGGTGCTAGCACCTTTAATATTTTGGAGGCGGCCGCATATGACGCGCTTATATTCTATCAGGAATAAAATGATTTATCAATAAATTTCACGTATAACAAAAAGTTCCCCCGCTTGGGGGAATATTTCTGCATATAGACTATTCTAAGTTGGAGCGTTGTTCGAGTTTTTTTTATTGAATTCATGTTGAAAAGAATTATTTTAAAATAAAGTATCCGTCAAAGAAGGAGAAAATCATGAGCTTTGCAAAAAGTTATAAATTCACGATGATCGCACTTGCTTTGTGTGCGGTCGGTTTCATTGCCTGCTCGGATTCGGACAGTTCTAGTGACGCAAACGGTGAAGACAACGTGCTCTCTATCAAATTGGGTGAGACGCCTGTCAACGGTGGCGTGCTGTTGCTTGGCAAGGGGGAGAGCTTCTATGAACTAAATCTGGAATCCAACGGTGAGTGGCGTATCGAAAATAATTCCACTTTTATCGATTCGGTCTTGCCGGAATCGGGTTTGGGTAATGCGGATGTGAAAATCCATGTGAAAAAGAATGATTCAGAGGGGCAGCGTAAGGGGGAATTACGTGTCGTTTTTCCCAAGGACACTAGTCTGAATACAGTCATTGATTTGAGGCAGATGTATAGCGGAGATTATGAAGATAATGACGCTTCTTTTGATTCTCTTGAAATGGGTGCGATTTTCGCTTGTAGTTTTATGGGACTGTTTAGCAAGGAGGCTGCGTTACAGTGCCTGACGGATGCGTTTGAGAAGAGTGAAAATTATAGGGTTGATCCCCGTGATGGTAAAATGTATAAATTGGAAAAAATCGGCTCGCAACTTTGGATGGCAGAGAATCTTCTGTATGAAACACCGAATAGCTATTGCTATGACGACAATGCGGATAATTGTAAAAAATATGGTCGACTTTACGAATGGGATGCGGCTATGGAGGCGTGCCCCAAAGGGTGGCACTTGCCGAGTAAGTACGAATGGAATGAATTATTTTATGGAATTGTAAAAAATAAGGGCAAGGCTCTCAAATCTACTTCAGACTGGCTGCGCGATGGAAACGGAAGTGATGACTACGGCCTTAACGTTTTGCCTGCAGGTTACAAGGATAGCGAGTATCGTTCCTTAGGTGATATAGCACGGTTCTGGACTTCGACAGATGATCACGGCTATACTGCGTTCTTGGTACGTATAGAAGCGCTTAAAGACGATGCCTATCTGAACGAAGAGGTAAAGTACAACGCAAACAGTGTTCGTTGTCTAAAGGATTAGTTTTTCAGAACAACAAAAATATTCCCTCGTTTGAGGGAATTTTTTTATCATTAAGGTAATGATGTTAAGGCTGTTTTTTGGATTCTTTCTACTATTTTCGCTGTATGCCTGTTCCAACAGCGAATCTGTTTTTGATGCTGTGCAAAATCGCCCGGGCATAGCGAACATTACGCTTGTGGCAAGCGTCAACGGCATTGGCGATAATAGCTATAATGACCAGATATTGGCAGGACTATTCCGGTTTAATGAAGATAGTGGAGTGCCCTTCCGTCTGCTGCAGCCGGAATCTATGGACGAGGCCGATTCACTTGTGCAGGCGTGGCTCAAGGAAAATGCCGACACGGATTCCTCGTTGCTTATCCTGGCGTCTTCGGCGTATGCCGGGTTGGCGCAAAAACTTGACATCCGTTTTTCGGGTGACGGGAACAAGGTCCTGTTGTTTGAGGCCGACTCGGCGGGCTTTCCGCAAGACGTTTATTCATTCTCGATTGACCGCTATGGCGCAAGTTACTTGTCGGGGGCAATTCTGGGCATAAATCCCTGCATGATTTTGGCGGCGGCACCTGGTTTTGCGAGCCTTGAAACATCGATTGATGGCTTTAGGAAGGGTTACGATGTGCATAAGACGATAGCAGATACTTTGGGGGTGGATTATCTTACTTACAATGAAAATGATGAAACGGCTTTTAACAACATTGAATTTGCCTACGTGGCTACTTTTTCGATAACGAATTATATTCTAGATGCGGATAGACCTTCGGCTATTTTTCCTTTGTTGGGGGGCGCTATCAAGGGCGTGCGTCGGGCCTTGATCGATTATCCGAATACGGGACACTTTATGATTGGGATGGATGTTGACCAAAGCGGCGTGTTGCCAAAGGTGCCGTTTACTTTGGTCATTGACATTAAGGGGATTGTTATTCGCTACTTGGAA of the Fibrobacter sp. UWB2 genome contains:
- a CDS encoding FISUMP domain-containing protein; translation: MSFAKSYKFTMIALALCAVGFIACSDSDSSSDANGEDNVLSIKLGETPVNGGVLLLGKGESFYELNLESNGEWRIENNSTFIDSVLPESGLGNADVKIHVKKNDSEGQRKGELRVVFPKDTSLNTVIDLRQMYSGDYEDNDASFDSLEMGAIFACSFMGLFSKEAALQCLTDAFEKSENYRVDPRDGKMYKLEKIGSQLWMAENLLYETPNSYCYDDNADNCKKYGRLYEWDAAMEACPKGWHLPSKYEWNELFYGIVKNKGKALKSTSDWLRDGNGSDDYGLNVLPAGYKDSEYRSLGDIARFWTSTDDHGYTAFLVRIEALKDDAYLNEEVKYNANSVRCLKD